Below is a genomic region from Miscanthus floridulus cultivar M001 chromosome 1, ASM1932011v1, whole genome shotgun sequence.
cttgaggcgacctatcgcctcctcgatcgacatcgtggagagatccagcagagactcgatcgagcgagccatctgcttgtacttctcggggacgcagcggaagagcttttcgacaactctctcctcgccgtaagtgtcgtcgccaaactgcaccatcttctacaacagagtgttgagacggagagcaaagtcatcaacgtcctcacctggcttgaaggccaggttctcccactccttgcgaagtgcctgcagtgtgaacttgcgggcgcggtcgctgccgatgcgtgccgcagcgatggcgtcctaagcctccttggcagtccgcttgctggtaagcgagaactgcatctcgggcaggactgcagcgatgagagcatccagcgcccgtcgatctaggtcgtagtcgacgtcgccgtaccggactgcctcccacatgtgccgcacctggagctttaccctcatcaccgcagcccactcgacgtagttggtcttggtgagggtaggccacccaccgccgggaccaaCGTCCctaacaacagcctggagcccgtggtaaccacggtaccgatccggggagagagagccacgctgcctgtgaaggccgcgctcaccagttgttagtcgctgaattctcactcttgatagtaggagaattcttactctcatcgagagagaatgacactaggagttggggcaattttcttgtctatttctcacacaaactcacacaaatgccataccaacctgaggggttggggttacatatttataggctgctagccagccaagcatatgccaagatgctagtctaagatgctaatatgctgtcctagctaagatgctgtcctctagtctaagatgctgtcctctaagatgttgtcctctagtctaagatgctgtcctaaaaacagaaaaacagccacaaggaccatgtgagcatcacagccccacaaagaccagccacacatgagacttatccatcactaCAACCATTAGAGGTACCCTCTTCGGTTTGGTCGGACATTGCTATGGATTTCGTGGAGGGGCTGCCTCGCGTCCATGGTAAGAGCGTGATTCTCACAGTGGTGGACCGTTTCTCGAAGCATGCGCACTTCATTGCGCTGAGCCACCCGTACACTGCAACATCGGTTGCCAAGGCGTTCTTCAAGGCCATCGTTCGGCTACATGGGTTCCCTCGCTCGATCGTGAGTGATCGGGGCCCGGTCTTCACGGGCAATGTGTGGAAAGACCTCTTCAGGCGCGCCGGGGTGCAGCTTCGCATGAGCACGGCATTTCATCCACAAACCGACGACCAATCGGAGATTGTCAACAAGACCATAGCTATGTATTTGCGCTGCATTACAGGAGATCGCCCTCTTGCCTGGTTGGAATGGCTTCCTTGGGCGGAGTATTGTTACAATACGTCCTATCACGCGGCGCTCAAGACGACGCCTTTTGAAGTGGTTTTCGGCCGGCCTCCACCTGCCATACACTGAACGCTCGGCCTCGACAGAGACAGTGGACACTCTTCTTCGGGACCGGGACTCGTTTTTGCAGGATGTGCGTGAACGCCTTCTACAGGCTCAGGCGTATGCTAAGCGTCACTATGATGGTCATCATCGCGCCATGGAGTTTGCTGTGGGCGACTGGGTGCTACTCCGGCTGCTCCACCGCCCTGCACAGTCCCTGGTGCCGGGCAAGCGTTCCAAGCTGAGCCCACATTTCGCTGGACCGTACCAAGTCCTGGAGCGGATTGGTGCCGTGGCCTATCGTCTTCAGCTGCCTGATGGTGCCAGGATCCATGATGTTTTTCACGTCGGCGTCCTCAAGCCGTGGCGTGGAACGCCACCAACGATCCTGCCTACACTGCCGCCACTTCATCACGGTCGTCTACTGCTGCAACCTGAGCGCGCTCTCAAGGCACAGCTGCGTCGCGGCACTTGGCTGGTTCTCATCAAATGGACCGGTCTGGATGAGTCTGAAGCCACCTGGGAACCGGTTGATGATTTCAAGACTCGCTTTCCtgacttccagctcgaggacgagctgtttgtcggggaggggagagatgttatggtggGCAAGGTATACCATAGGCAGGATAAGCCAGGCGACAAGGCAAGTGGCTAAGGCCACGCCAAGGAGCCGGCTGGGATAAGTTGTTAGCATATCTAGAGTTAGTTAGTCAGTTGATTTATTCTCTAAAGATTAGGAAGTTGGTTATTGAGTCTTGTATAAGTTAAACAGTTTACTTCTAATACGATTCAGCCTGGGATTGAGACTTACGTCTCCCTTGGGCGCCTGGCCTCACTTCCTATTCACCGTCATCTTGTTGTCGTAGCCGCAACCCTaggcgccgagcacggcgccgccCGTTCGTCGTCGCGTGTTCAAGCCACGGCCCCCAGTCCATCACCGGTACCACCTCAGGAGCACTATCTCCAACAGTTACCAAGCACGTACCAAAGGCATCTATTTAGCACCAACTTGTTTTCATCTGATGCCAGCAGTTGATTTTGAAGAGCCATTGATAACCCGTACAATGGAAAATCTTTGAAACCTCTGCCATTACAGGTCCATCACACCTATTTAATCAAAGATAACGAGCTATAAAAATCAGCCGAGCAATATACTTGACTACTGATGACTGAAGGGCAATACGTTGTTGAGGTAGTCACAAACACACTGTCCTGCATACAGGCTCTTCTAATCATTCAATACAATGAAGAGGCATCCCGAAACCATTCAATTGACACCAAAACTTATTTACATCCTGATGTTAGTTTAGAGTTTTGACGGGAGTGGGGAACATACCAAAATCTACAATGTTATACAGTATAAATGTGACACTGAGAAAACTAAAGTCCAATGGTATTTAACACATAAAAAATTCTACCGGAAAGAAAAGCACAATGCAAAATTAATGACGGATTAAAATTCAACAACTGTATTGTCTATAAGGGAAGAAAATCTTAAGCCAAAGAGCATACCTTTAGGCTCATCACAATAATCTTGTTTGGACTGCTTGAATCCTTGTGCCACGTAAAGTGGTTCATGGTAGCCATAGCTTAGTTCCTCCCCTGAAAAGTTAAAAGGAACTGACGTCATATATACGAGCCAAGAAAGCATATGAACAGGACAATTTGTTGTCATCAGTGCCAACTGACCTGGTGAAGGTTGAGTAGGTCAATGTATTATTGGACAGCTAGTTGAATAGCTCAAGGATGATCAGACAACAATCTGGACTTTTGCATGATTATACAGCTACATCACTGGCTGACATGTGCTGTTTGCTGGAGACATTCCAGCATACAGTCAAGTATAAGAGAAACTTCATAGAAAGTCTCACGCTTACAGTACCCCTCCCAACAAAACATCCTAACCAACGAATTAAATAAGCAAACATCTAGCACAAGACCTTTAGAACGCATTACATGGAGCAGGGTCAGTACATATTTCCATCTTTTTGCTTTTACCAACCAATTATTCAGGCGAAAAAAATGATCAGGAACCAAACATCCTTCTGAATATTCAAGAAAAAACGAATTTATCACCCATCCTTTCTCAACAGTGAAATCACTTGAAATCTGAAGTATGCAGCAGTAAGATTTACATATTTCCATTCATTACCACGGTTAGCTACATACATTTTCTGTTCTAAGTTGAGAGTACACCAGATTAAGAAAAAGCACAGCGTAGTTCACATGGGAATGGTCATACTCCGCGGTAGCCATATATTAATCCCAGTCAGCATCAAAGAACCCAGCATCCTTCATTTCAGAATAGTAGACGTTCTCTAGGAGCATGTCTTCCTCCTACACATACAAAATAAATCAGCAAAGACAAATAATACTATTACAAGCCACAGACAAATATACCAGTACACAAGCTAAGGGACTAAAGGAAGAAGCACTACACAAAAGCAAAGTAACAGATCATAGGCAAGAAGGTACCTGGAAGAAGTCCGCTAAGAAAGTCACATATAGGAGGGGAAGGTAAAGAGAATGATAGCATACGGTTGTGAGATTATATAACCTACAGCAAAAGGGGTCATCATCAAGTATTGCTCTTGAAGGTGAATAAGTTACCATAAACTTTGAAAATAGTGTTCTATATGTACCATAAACCAAATCCAGCTCCACTTGCAACAAGGAAACATCCAAACAGTAATATGCCATTCAATAGCAACATCGCACATACATAGTTGTAGTATGCAGGTTTTGCTGCAGTAAAGCAACCACGAGATTATGGCCATGAAACACCAGACAAAAGAATTTTGAAACATACAAAAACAGTAACCAATTACCAGGCAGCCTGTCTCTCCATCTTGAATGATGCATGAAAACAATCAACCCATAGACTCCAGTAAGCACAAGTTTGTGAATAATCCATAGGCCCCATTTCCCACCAGTTCCTTGATCAGCATCAATGAACAAAGGAACACCAAAGCCAAAAACATATATAGCCTGAATAAGGACAAAGTCAGTTTCATAGGTAAGATAGCATAGAAGGCTACAGCAAGGGAACTAGAGTATTAATCCGCTTTCCACTTGCAACGTGATTTAACACATTGAAGCAAGGAAAGGTGTGTCAGGTTAGGTTAAGTCATGGGGGCTTGTCTTTCACTGAGCAGCCAAAAAATTCTTTTGCAGTGACATGAGATGGGCAGGCAAGATCTATTATGGATAGAAAATCAGTACCAACTTGCAATAGCCAATCCACTGTTATGGAACAATGGAAATAAGAAacatattatgttcttctaaTAAAGTAACATTACGGACCAGATACACTTGTCAATTAACCTATAGATCTAAGAAAGAAAATATGACACAGCATCTCAAAAAATTCTAGTTGAATCCCAAAACCTTCAAGAACTAAAGAACCCTAATACCCATCACTTCTAAGAAAAGCTAATCACTGTTCACTATGCCTGAATTTTGGAGTAGAATCATACCTTGAGCAATACGTCAGCAGCAACTACAGCTCCAGAGATAACAAAGGTTCGTGCCAAAGATTCAAAACCACTGGCATCATTTCCTTGAAGTAGAAAGGCTATGAGACTGACTTCCAAGAATAACATTCCTGATTTTGTAAACAGTGACAGTACATTCCAAGAAAATGCCCTGTCAGGCATACATTGCCATGCCTGCCATTTGGGGGAAAATATGTTCCATACTTAGATAAGAGATACAGGCAATACACaatataaaaaaaatgaaaatgaaaatttgGATTCATAAGGCAGGATCGTTCATTTGATTTTCCTTCTGTAGTTCTGTACAGCAGGACCATATCAAATCTAAATATGGATTAATCCACTTATATTAGTAACAATACCAAGATGTGCACATGAAAATCTAAGCCTAATAACCAGACCAATGTGAAGTACTATTTGACATCAACACCCAGCTACCacggactttatttttccttaacCCAGCAGATCTTGCCACCTGTTCATCATTACCAGCTATCACATGACCACCAGGAACTTGCTCTTTCCTTTTTGAAACCCACCAAAGCTTGCTACTGGCTCAACATTGAGATTCCCTGACCAGTGACCAGCTCCTAGCCTACCCATCCTACCCATAGGATTCAATCACGATGCGGTCTTCAGCTATTCCATTATCAAGTTGAAACATCAGAAGACTACTCAGGAAAACAGGTACAACTCATGTTCACCAAAAGTTCACTTAATTTCCAGTTTTTTACCTACTTATTCTACTCAGCAATCGAACACTAGCAAAACATACAAACATTACTGATTATCAGTCAAACCTGAAAATACAATTCAAAAGTTTCATGATCTGGTATAGATTTCTCATAGCTCATTGTCACCACCAAGTTCATCTCTCGTTAGCTCCACTTGCCCCTACTTTTCAAGATGGAATTCCCCCTGACTTTCACTAGTCATAGTACTTTTTTTTCTCATGGAAAGCATTCCCCTAATAAACAtcaaatgaccaaatcaacaaccCAATCAAAGCACGGAGAGTTTCATCACCAGGCAATACGGGACTTAGCGATAAGCAACAATGGCAGCCAATCCGAACCTGCAGGAAGCACCAGAGGAGGTTGAGTACGGCGACGGCCCAGAGGAGCACGTAGTACGCGAGTACGACGACGTGAGAGCGGCCGTAGCTGAGCCTACGGAAGCTCCGCCGCGCCTGCCACGCCAGGAACCCCACGAAGGCCAGCGACAGCAGCATCACCGCCAGGCTGTACAGCACCCCGTGGCACTCCGACGCCCACCATAACGGCCCCAGCGACACCGCAGCGCCGCCCGACGACTCGTTGGCCTCCGGCGCCATCCCACCGTCCGCGAGCACCGCCCGCATCACCGACACCGGCCCGAACGCCGGGGAAAGGGGACGGGACGTGGGTCCGCGCTAGGGTTTGGGTCGGTGGAGGGATTCGGTTTGGGAGGTGGGATTGCACGGAGATCGATTTGCTCGATTGCTGAATCGGTAAGATTCGGCTGGCTTGGGGGTGGGGACTGGCCGACTGGGAAAGCCGGAGGAGGCCGGGTGGGTCAAAAAAGGAGAGgcaaggaggaagaagacggaACGGAACACCGAGGTTTTTCAGGTGACGTGGCTAGGCTCTCCTGCGGAGCACCTGCGGATTGTAGAGGAGAAATTGGAGTCAAATAAACTAAAGGAATGGCTGAGATGGTAGTGTTATATATCATAAGAGGGTTTCTCATCTGTTGGAATTATGTTAGTACCTCTTTTTGGTGCCATCATCCCGAGCAATACCAGTCACCAGACCAACATTTATGCTCTTACACCCAGCACTTTTTGGCAataaaaaatatgtataaaattcTATAACGTCTTGAACTAGGATCTTTCCTCTTATGTTACTGATTTTTTTACATTCAGTAAAAAGGGGCTAGATTAGTCACTTTGATCTTCTTGGTAGCTTTGGTGAGATAACATGTTCTTAATTATTTTAGTGGATTTGAGATGGTTGGTTGGGAATACTTTGTTCTTTGCACTAGTTCACCATCTGATAAGCTTGAGATTATATTGTCACAGGTAGATATTAGCTTATTTTgttatttttcctttttctagtATGTAAGCAATATCTTGTGAGATGGAATGTAGCCGAGGAGAGGACTACCGCCTTATAAAGCTCACCATCATTGATTTTAAGGTGAGGCATGTCTTATGTATTTGCTTTGCTTCATCAACCATATCTTGTACTAATCAATAATCCTGTTTTTAACTAAAAAACTATCTTGGTTATTTTTGGTCCATCGTAGTTGATGTAAAAAGATCATACACCTACACTTAGTTATTATATTTATCATGAAAGGATAAAATGGCATGTTCTTTTTTTAAGAGGGGAATGGGGAACTTGAACCCATACCTCACCTACAACCATTTTGTGCTCTAGGCTCAAGCAGTAGGCTTAATGTGTGCCCTCATGAAACTGTGAAGTCTGTGCAACAGAGCCAAAAGAGATAATCTTTTGTCATGGAACTATGTAGCTTCTGTGATAGAGGCTAATTTTTCTCATTAAACTGTGCAATTTGTGCAACAGAGAATAACTTTCTCCAGAATGTATGATGTTTCTAGGTTGAGGTTAGCTTTTTCTCATCAATCTGTGATGCTGATGTGacagagcaagagagagagaaggtGCTTGTGGTGGAATGCAGGGGCCATGATGCTGCTCGATTACAAAACGTTGACTATTTGCATGGGTAAATTTTTATTATTAGATTTCAGAGCTCAGTTTGGTGCTACTGAATTCACCTTTTGTCAAACAATATCAAGTGATGTTTTTGTTGCTCAGACATGAGGATTTGCATAGATTTATGTCGGTGTGCATGAACGGAGAATCTATATGGCTTCTTGTGTCCCATTTCCAGTTAACATGTTATGCTAGGAATTCTTGTCTTATTATTTTTGGCACTTCTGGAACATAACAATTTTATGTAAAGTACCATATTGCATCACATTATATTTTCAGCAAAGTTCTTTTGTAGTGTCTTTGAGCTAGACTTATCAAAGGGCATGTTTTGCCAGACATTTAGAGTAATCTAATCTAGAAATGATAGTGGCTTGGAGTACCGCTAAGTTTTCTGACACACGCTTGACCTCCAGTGTCCAAATCGTGTAACAGATTCACTGCACACACTACACATTTTGGTGGTGCATCTAGTCTGTTAGCATTGATATATATTTACCAAGTTGCTATCATCTCTTAATCTTGGATGCCAACACCGCAATGATAAGTTCATTATTCTGCAACTTTAGATATGGGAGGTCAGGCATGGTGTGTCACAAAGCATACCAACTTACAGTCTTTTCTGATTAGATGATTCAAGATGTCTGTGGAGCTATGTGCTTGATAATCTCAACATGCTCTATATGTAAAATGTATCTGTTTTTAGGGATTTTTATTTAACTATTTCATTTTGGCGTGTTTTTCAAGCAGTCAAAGAGCTATGACTGATCAGCTCTTAATCTTACTTGTAACGAAGATGTGCTACTACTTTAACACTTCTTCATAATTTATAACTGCTTATTAATGTAGATGGTCTGGCATCTACATACCATGAGTCATGTCCAGTGCTTTAAAGCTAGCAAGGTCCCTTCTCTTTTTGTTTCAAAGAAACTTAGGAAAGGGCACAGAGCTCCTACAATTCACTTAAGAAGAAATAATTGACCTGGTTTATGAGGGAATCTGGGCCTAAAAACCATACAACCGCATGGTTAATTAAAGGAAAACCGGTGAAAAAACCTAACCATAACAGCCCAGGTGACTCACCCACCCAACAAGGTCCTTTCGACACAGTGCCACATCAGTCAAACATTAGAGCAAGCCTTAGCTGCATAATGGACTGATGCTTAAGTTCTTTTCTTAGTTGATACACTTGAATATTGATGAACTCAAACCCCTATTCCCTTTTTTTAGTTTTCTTTTTGGTTTCTGAAGTCCAACTTGGCAATCTATGAGTTTTTTAGTACAAAAAACTCTTCAAACATGTCATCCTTTTACAAGATAATAGTGATTCTTTGGACAACAGTAAACAGTTGCATGGTGGTGCCTTGAATAAAATTAATGTGCCAACATTGATGCTTCTGTTCTGTAAGTAATCCCATGCTAAATTCTCTAGGACTGATGCTCCCCATGCTGTGGATGAACCCTCACTGCAATGTAGATATTTATTTATATCTGTTATTGAGTTCCTAGAATGATTTCGGTTTCCCTAAGACAAATAAACTACTATGCAGGTGGGAAGATGACATTGTGGGCTTGGTTGAGAAGGAACATGGAAATGAGAAAGTCTTGCTTTCTTTTGAATGTGAGACGCTGAAGGCTGATAAAGACGCCGAAGATCATATTGCCAAATAACATGCCAAATCTATGTGGACTGGATGCAGTTGGTAAGCACTAAGACTCTGCATAAATTACGAGAAATGTTCAACATGAATACCAGTAATTTAGCGTAAATATGCCATGCATGCACGAAATCTGCTCGGATGAACAGCATTGGATAGCATGGATAACCATTAAGTCTATACAAAGACACCAAAGTGCTACACAGTGTGCAACCCCTTATCAGTAGCACAGGATTTTCATTCAACAGCTAGATTTTCCAGCAGCTGTGGCCACAACCGTGTTGTAGTATTTCATTCATTCTTCCTTGATTTGCAGTAAATATAGGGAAAATGAGCATCTCAGGCATCAATCTCGACGAGGACGACGAACCAAGAGGGGACAACTGAGAGCAGATGCGCTTTGCTAGAGCGTGTGAAACAGTGGTCATTGTTCACCAGCACTGGTAAACTCTGCACGAGTCACTATCAAACGCTTACACTGCACTGAATATAGCAATCTGATAAATGTCTCACTACCAATGCATGTACTTAAAATTCTGTGGCTGTGAATCGGATTTCAAAACTCTTTATACGTTTCAACTTTCAAGTTACCACGCCGCTTCTGGCACGAATCCCAAGGGTTGGTTGCTCCTGCTGGGTGCATTTCTTGTCCCTGGCGGCACTGTTTGTCACGCTTTGTACGTATGCCTAGCATTGCTTGTTTATTTTAGAGTGGTGCTGCGGTTCGTCTGTTCTGTTGCGGCCATGAAGAGGGCCCGGGGTCATCCGTGACGCACATGGCTTTGCATGCTGCATGGCACAGCAGGTACCGTCCTTTTGCGGCTTTGGCATTGCACTGCAGTCCTGATGTGCACTGCCATGGGTCGATCTCGGTCCTCCGGTTGAAGTTCTATTGGTTTTCAGATCAGTCAGGGCCTCAGGGGGATCGTTCGGACTTCGGACGGACCGGCGGCATGGACGATGCAAGCATGCAGCCGAACAGGTTGGTTGCTGGCTGCTCCAACGGAACGGGTTTTTTTGGTCGTGCAC
It encodes:
- the LOC136548446 gene encoding protein CANDIDATE G-PROTEIN COUPLED RECEPTOR 2-like, producing MRAVLADGGMAPEANESSGGAAVSLGPLWWASECHGVLYSLAVMLLSLAFVGFLAWQARRSFRRLSYGRSHVVVLAYYVLLWAVAVLNLLWCFLQAWQCMPDRAFSWNVLSLFTKSGMLFLEVSLIAFLLQGNDASGFESLARTFVISGAVVAADVLLKAIYVFGFGVPLFIDADQGTGGKWGLWIIHKLVLTGVYGLIVFMHHSRWRDRLPAKPAYYNYVCAMLLLNGILLFGCFLVASGAGFGLWLYNLTTVCYHSLYLPLLYVTFLADFFQEEDMLLENVYYSEMKDAGFFDADWD